A genomic segment from Actinoplanes sichuanensis encodes:
- a CDS encoding carbohydrate ABC transporter permease produces MSRAPQDTPGTWKSYFGLAAILLVSAFPVYWMFVIATSSDEAVMSSPPALIPGDQLMVNLREVFTMQDVFFTASLINSLIVAVAVTASTLFFCSLAGFAFAKLRFRGNNVLMFIVILTLTVPNQLGVVALFIVMNELGWNGTLLAVIAPGLVTAFGVFYMRQFIGHAIPDELVEAARIDGALTLRIYWTVVVPAIRPALAVLGLLTFVATWNDFQWPLITLNGTDFPTSMVALSDLASGNYVVYRRVLAGAFVATVPLVILLLVGGRQLVRGIMEGALK; encoded by the coding sequence TTGAGCCGGGCGCCCCAGGACACCCCCGGCACCTGGAAGTCGTACTTCGGGCTGGCCGCGATCCTGCTGGTCTCGGCCTTCCCGGTGTACTGGATGTTCGTCATCGCGACCAGCAGCGACGAGGCCGTGATGTCGTCGCCGCCGGCGCTGATCCCCGGCGATCAGCTCATGGTGAACCTGCGTGAGGTCTTCACCATGCAGGACGTCTTCTTCACCGCCTCGCTGATCAACAGCTTGATCGTGGCCGTCGCGGTGACCGCGTCGACGCTGTTCTTCTGCTCGCTGGCCGGCTTCGCCTTCGCCAAGCTGCGGTTCAGGGGCAACAACGTGCTGATGTTCATCGTCATCCTGACCCTGACGGTGCCGAACCAGCTCGGCGTGGTCGCGCTCTTCATCGTGATGAACGAGCTCGGCTGGAACGGCACCCTGCTCGCGGTCATCGCCCCCGGCCTGGTCACCGCGTTCGGCGTCTTCTACATGCGCCAGTTCATCGGGCACGCGATTCCGGACGAGTTGGTCGAGGCGGCCCGTATCGACGGCGCCCTCACGCTGCGCATCTACTGGACCGTCGTCGTCCCGGCGATCCGACCCGCCCTCGCCGTCCTGGGCCTGCTCACCTTCGTGGCGACCTGGAACGACTTCCAGTGGCCGCTGATCACCCTGAACGGCACCGACTTCCCCACGTCGATGGTCGCCCTGTCCGACCTGGCCAGCGGCAACTACGTGGTCTACCGCCGCGTTCTGGCCGGCGCCTTCGTCGCCACGGTCCCCCTGGTGATCCTGCTGCTGGTCGGCGGGCGCCAGCTGGTCCGCGGCATCATGGAGGGCGCACTCAAGTAA
- a CDS encoding PKD domain-containing protein, whose product MKKKLRRFAVTAGVTVAVIAPLAGTAAAVVVTTATRQGSLTQAGPLAEHGFPAWYRDSNGLRLEACTTLDDPLCSTLPDEVPNPDAPVSYPDNFPGEFFYQLAGAEMTLSNGVDFGIGLDLEGAWAAEEVRDGDQMVFGRVRIRFDAVEGTRYRITHPYGVDDLTATDRGVNMTEDIGTTPGAFGQAIGSRIGPFLKWDPTVAPAAPAGYTGDPGVDHRVVGSPYATNFVRVEQLDPASGAVIADLGFTDLFSVQGRYATNSGVDIDQATYTVGSDGTGVIEVYASSEPGQSIEVTGNSQLGFRTTKLRGSNGHYYGRFPVTGSVPATGATIEVVNSGDRPVAKKSRKLVDVVRVTDARYDADAGTLTVAATSSDTDSTPPQLSVTGYGPIAGPFTGVVAPPATVTVTSSSGGSTTVPLTGSGRAFTPDLPVAGAVATTGAVAGQKVTLDGSGSTGAIDTYSWVQTGGPAVILTGATTPIASFVPVQAGTYTFRLAVSGPGGAATPLTVPVTVTGTAPAAAVAGPDQTVVRGRTVNLDGSASTGVETFAWTQVSGPTVSLTGANSSKPTFVYPNQAMPAAPGPNAAFVYDNEPVVLELTTRNPSGSSSSRVTIRPQAETFTGLTVRYRTGNNEWRISGTSNLLAGQRVTAVLGNALTGRVIGTPVTVDAAGAFSIRVTGPTPGTIRTISLVSSTGGQVLAFPVNVTN is encoded by the coding sequence ATGAAGAAGAAACTGCGCCGTTTCGCGGTCACCGCGGGGGTGACCGTGGCGGTGATCGCGCCCCTCGCCGGGACCGCGGCCGCTGTCGTGGTCACCACCGCCACCCGGCAGGGCAGCCTCACCCAGGCCGGCCCGCTGGCGGAGCACGGCTTCCCGGCCTGGTACCGGGACAGCAACGGGCTGCGGCTGGAGGCCTGCACGACGCTGGACGACCCGCTCTGCTCGACCCTGCCGGACGAGGTACCGAACCCGGACGCCCCGGTCTCGTACCCGGACAACTTCCCTGGTGAGTTCTTCTACCAGCTGGCCGGGGCCGAGATGACCCTGTCCAACGGTGTCGACTTCGGCATCGGGCTGGACCTGGAGGGCGCCTGGGCGGCCGAGGAGGTGCGCGACGGCGACCAGATGGTGTTCGGCCGGGTCCGGATCCGGTTCGACGCGGTCGAGGGCACCCGCTACCGGATCACCCACCCGTACGGCGTGGACGATCTGACCGCCACCGATCGCGGCGTCAACATGACCGAGGACATCGGGACCACGCCGGGTGCGTTCGGTCAGGCGATCGGCAGCCGGATCGGTCCCTTCCTGAAGTGGGACCCGACCGTCGCCCCGGCCGCGCCGGCCGGCTACACCGGTGACCCGGGTGTGGACCACCGGGTCGTCGGCAGCCCGTACGCCACCAACTTCGTCCGGGTCGAGCAGCTCGACCCGGCCAGTGGCGCGGTGATCGCCGACCTCGGGTTCACCGACCTGTTCAGCGTGCAGGGCCGGTACGCCACCAACTCCGGCGTCGACATCGACCAGGCCACCTACACGGTCGGTTCGGACGGCACCGGCGTCATCGAGGTGTACGCCAGCAGCGAGCCCGGCCAGTCGATCGAGGTGACCGGGAACTCGCAGCTCGGCTTCCGCACCACCAAGCTGCGCGGCAGCAACGGCCACTACTACGGCCGCTTCCCGGTGACCGGCTCGGTGCCGGCCACCGGCGCGACGATCGAGGTGGTCAACTCGGGTGACCGCCCGGTCGCGAAGAAGTCCCGCAAACTGGTCGACGTCGTCCGGGTCACCGACGCGAGGTACGACGCCGACGCCGGCACCCTGACCGTCGCCGCCACCTCCAGCGACACCGACTCCACCCCGCCGCAGCTGTCGGTCACCGGGTACGGCCCGATCGCCGGCCCGTTCACCGGGGTCGTCGCGCCGCCCGCCACGGTCACCGTCACCTCGTCGAGCGGTGGGTCGACCACCGTCCCGCTGACCGGTTCCGGCCGAGCCTTCACCCCCGACCTGCCGGTCGCCGGCGCGGTCGCCACCACCGGCGCGGTCGCCGGCCAGAAGGTCACCCTCGACGGCAGCGGCTCGACCGGCGCGATCGACACGTACTCCTGGGTACAGACCGGTGGACCGGCGGTCATCCTGACCGGCGCGACCACCCCGATCGCCTCGTTCGTCCCGGTCCAGGCCGGCACCTACACGTTCCGCCTGGCCGTGTCCGGCCCGGGTGGCGCGGCCACCCCGCTCACCGTCCCGGTGACGGTCACCGGCACCGCACCGGCGGCGGCCGTCGCCGGCCCCGACCAGACGGTCGTCCGCGGTCGCACGGTCAACCTGGACGGCTCCGCGTCGACAGGTGTGGAGACCTTCGCGTGGACCCAGGTGTCCGGGCCGACCGTGTCCCTGACCGGGGCGAACAGCTCCAAGCCCACGTTCGTCTACCCGAACCAGGCGATGCCGGCCGCCCCCGGCCCGAACGCCGCCTTCGTCTACGACAACGAGCCGGTGGTGCTGGAACTGACCACCCGCAACCCGTCCGGTTCGAGCAGCTCGCGGGTGACGATCCGGCCGCAGGCGGAGACCTTCACCGGACTGACCGTCCGGTACCGCACCGGCAACAACGAATGGCGCATCTCCGGCACCAGCAACCTGCTCGCCGGACAGCGGGTCACCGCGGTTCTGGGCAACGCGCTGACCGGCCGGGTCATCGGCACCCCGGTGACCGTCGACGCGGCGGGCGCGTTCAGCATCCGGGTGACCGGCCCCACCCCGGGCACCATCCGCACGATCAGTCTGGTCAGCTCGACCGGTGGGCAGGTGCTCGCGTTCCCGGTGAACGTGACGAACTGA
- a CDS encoding AfsR/SARP family transcriptional regulator, whose protein sequence is MRVSVLGQLTVTGDSGEALPAGELPRRARQVLAVLAARHDRIQSKDALADSVWGDDLPGNHVAALEHYVSVIRRRLQPDGNSANWFIVTRSGGYLFDTARAGLDLADLRTLIRRLDAPTPGSPERLAVHADILALARQLPFPEDPYAEWAEPVRTEVQIAAVNALLQHAAATLGDDPARSLRLAQEAIELNPFLESGYRAAMTAAIAMDRQDDALRIFERCRQLLDEELGVAPSADLVRLQREVLATRTAPVELPVPPSAQPGVLPEPIRERFLGRITELRLLLEPDPPPVVHIVGPSGSGKSAFLAELERHAPRRVGVGHGASSVGVLRHAWLRAVLTDLGASGEVLAVVDEAGPEQPLLRPDLERIGTALDGPEPIFVAIDDAADLDAASVAELSWLGRHCPALRIVLTYCYPSEIAERPLSGLGSPVVLRLEPLSEDDLGVLGDKELAERTGGIPALVGAAVRPTEVSHAVAMQIARQRTRWMPDPSWEILRLCAVLGPLSVGELSTLTGYPMPELLTCVDHLVHAHLLTENEDGRVRHRSSLISEAVSGQVSAASARYLRRRLAADN, encoded by the coding sequence ATGCGCGTCAGCGTGCTCGGGCAGCTGACCGTCACCGGCGACTCCGGCGAGGCGCTGCCCGCCGGTGAACTGCCCCGCCGCGCCCGTCAGGTGCTCGCGGTCCTGGCCGCGCGACACGACCGGATCCAGTCGAAGGACGCGCTCGCCGACTCGGTCTGGGGCGACGACCTGCCCGGCAACCATGTGGCCGCGCTGGAGCACTACGTCTCGGTGATCAGGCGACGGCTCCAGCCGGACGGCAACTCGGCGAACTGGTTCATCGTCACCCGCAGCGGCGGGTACCTCTTCGACACCGCCCGGGCCGGTCTCGATCTGGCCGACCTGCGCACGCTGATCCGACGGCTGGACGCGCCCACCCCGGGTTCCCCCGAACGCCTGGCCGTGCACGCCGACATCCTGGCCCTGGCCCGGCAGTTGCCGTTCCCGGAGGACCCGTACGCCGAATGGGCCGAACCGGTCCGCACCGAGGTGCAGATCGCGGCCGTGAACGCGCTGCTCCAACACGCCGCGGCGACTCTCGGTGACGACCCGGCCCGGTCGCTGCGGCTGGCCCAGGAGGCGATCGAGCTCAACCCGTTCCTGGAGTCCGGCTATCGGGCGGCGATGACCGCGGCGATCGCGATGGACCGGCAGGACGACGCGCTGCGGATCTTCGAACGCTGCCGGCAACTCCTCGACGAGGAACTCGGCGTGGCACCGTCGGCCGACCTGGTCCGGTTGCAGCGTGAGGTGCTGGCCACCCGTACCGCTCCGGTCGAGCTGCCGGTGCCGCCGTCGGCACAGCCGGGTGTGCTGCCGGAACCGATCCGGGAACGGTTCCTGGGCCGGATCACCGAGCTGCGGCTGCTGCTGGAGCCGGATCCGCCGCCCGTGGTGCACATCGTCGGCCCGTCCGGTTCCGGCAAGTCCGCGTTCCTGGCCGAGCTGGAACGGCACGCGCCGCGCCGGGTCGGTGTCGGGCACGGCGCGTCCTCGGTCGGGGTGCTGCGGCACGCCTGGCTGCGGGCCGTCCTGACCGACCTGGGTGCGTCCGGCGAGGTGCTCGCGGTCGTCGACGAGGCCGGGCCGGAGCAGCCGCTGCTGCGACCCGATCTGGAGCGCATCGGCACCGCGCTGGACGGACCGGAGCCGATCTTCGTGGCCATCGACGACGCCGCCGACCTGGACGCGGCGAGTGTCGCCGAGCTGTCCTGGCTGGGGCGGCACTGCCCGGCGCTGCGGATCGTGCTCACCTACTGCTACCCGTCGGAGATCGCCGAGCGCCCGCTCTCCGGGCTCGGCTCACCGGTGGTGCTGCGTCTGGAACCGCTCAGCGAGGACGACCTGGGCGTCCTCGGCGACAAGGAGTTGGCGGAACGCACCGGCGGCATCCCGGCACTGGTCGGTGCGGCGGTGCGGCCCACCGAGGTGTCGCATGCCGTGGCCATGCAGATCGCCCGCCAACGCACCCGCTGGATGCCCGATCCGTCGTGGGAGATCCTGCGGTTGTGCGCGGTTCTCGGCCCGCTCAGTGTCGGCGAGCTGTCCACGCTCACCGGTTACCCGATGCCGGAGTTGCTGACCTGCGTCGACCACCTGGTGCACGCCCACCTGCTCACCGAGAACGAGGACGGCCGGGTCCGGCACCGCAGCTCGCTGATCAGCGAGGCGGTCTCCGGCCAGGTCTCCGCGGCCTCCGCCCGCTATCTGCGCCGCCGCCTGGCCGCCGACAATTAG
- a CDS encoding multicopper oxidase family protein has product MTRGSLSRRDLLKGAIALGGGGLVIAAGGGAVIAQSSSLASKNTPTPFTNMFRRPPVLMPYEEGTDDQGPFQKYRLTQKFGQASLVPGLTTTIAGYNGIFPGPTIRVPRGTRSEVRIKNSLTVNKINGQPFSTVTHLHGSASLPQYDGYANDHTHPGQCKTYKYPNWQPARTLWYHDHNHRTTAANAYSGLAAQYHLTDAYEAAQLPQGQYDVPIVVSDIAFKADGSVAFDDEDHAGFMGDVIMVNGVPWPKMRVKPRVYRFRFLVSSISRSYRFRLSTGDPFHVVGTDGGMVPKVAAVESFRQGAAERYEVLIDFRKYKVGQKIELRNLSNKNNEDFKNTDKVMQFEVVADSGAPDTYVIPTTLDAGPVPWADRGALDVMKLKPEMAVARRTVRVERKHGLWTVNGETWDDVEKSDFKRVLGNPKPYDVEIWDLVNESGGWFHPVHIHLIDGQLLSRNNTSGNKPFAWENGPKDVFYLGENETASVLMQFTTGDGNDGGRYMLHCHNLVHEDSDMMIQFAVGDMMNNDPIHADPAYPDDSAEMPVAYAPSYPLGS; this is encoded by the coding sequence ATGACACGGGGAAGTCTGAGCCGGCGTGACCTGCTCAAAGGTGCGATCGCTCTCGGTGGTGGCGGCCTGGTCATCGCGGCCGGCGGTGGCGCGGTGATCGCGCAGTCGAGCAGCCTGGCCTCGAAGAACACACCGACGCCGTTCACCAACATGTTCCGCCGCCCGCCGGTGCTGATGCCGTACGAGGAGGGCACCGACGACCAGGGCCCGTTCCAGAAGTACCGGCTCACCCAGAAGTTCGGGCAGGCGAGCCTGGTGCCCGGACTGACCACCACGATCGCCGGCTACAACGGGATCTTCCCCGGCCCGACCATCCGGGTCCCCCGGGGCACCCGTTCCGAGGTGCGGATCAAGAACTCGCTGACCGTCAACAAGATCAACGGGCAGCCGTTCAGCACGGTCACCCACCTGCACGGTTCGGCGTCGCTGCCGCAGTACGACGGATACGCCAACGACCACACCCACCCCGGTCAGTGCAAGACGTACAAGTACCCGAACTGGCAGCCGGCCCGGACCCTCTGGTACCACGACCACAACCACCGGACCACCGCGGCGAACGCCTACTCCGGTCTGGCCGCCCAGTACCACCTGACCGACGCGTACGAGGCCGCCCAGCTGCCCCAGGGCCAGTACGACGTACCGATCGTGGTCAGCGACATCGCGTTCAAGGCGGACGGTTCGGTGGCCTTCGACGACGAGGACCACGCCGGTTTCATGGGCGACGTGATCATGGTGAACGGCGTGCCGTGGCCGAAGATGCGGGTCAAGCCGCGTGTCTACCGCTTCCGGTTCCTGGTGTCGTCGATCTCCCGTTCGTACCGGTTCCGACTCAGCACCGGCGACCCGTTCCACGTCGTCGGCACCGACGGCGGCATGGTGCCGAAGGTGGCCGCGGTCGAGTCGTTCCGGCAGGGCGCGGCCGAGCGGTACGAGGTGCTGATCGACTTCCGGAAGTACAAGGTCGGACAGAAGATCGAGCTGCGCAACCTCAGCAACAAGAACAACGAGGACTTCAAGAACACCGACAAGGTGATGCAGTTCGAGGTGGTCGCCGACTCGGGGGCGCCGGACACGTACGTGATCCCGACGACCCTGGACGCCGGCCCGGTGCCGTGGGCCGACCGGGGCGCGCTCGACGTGATGAAGCTGAAGCCGGAGATGGCGGTGGCCCGCCGGACCGTGCGCGTCGAGCGCAAGCACGGCCTCTGGACCGTCAACGGGGAGACCTGGGACGACGTCGAGAAGAGCGACTTCAAGCGGGTGCTCGGCAACCCGAAGCCGTACGACGTGGAGATCTGGGACCTGGTCAACGAGTCGGGTGGCTGGTTCCATCCGGTGCACATCCACCTGATCGACGGGCAGTTGCTCTCCCGCAACAACACGTCCGGCAACAAGCCGTTCGCCTGGGAGAACGGTCCGAAGGACGTCTTCTACCTGGGCGAGAACGAGACCGCGTCGGTGCTCATGCAGTTCACCACCGGCGACGGCAACGACGGCGGCCGGTACATGCTGCACTGCCACAACCTGGTGCACGAGGACAGCGACATGATGATCCAGTTCGCGGTCGGCGACATGATGAACAACGACCCGATCCACGCCGACCCGGCCTACCCCGACGACTCGGCCGAGATGCCCGTGGCGTACGCGCCGAGCTACCCGCTGGGCAGCTGA